The Gimibacter soli genome includes a region encoding these proteins:
- a CDS encoding cystathionine gamma-synthase family protein, producing the protein MTDRRRDYRKKTIGNHKLSPETQMMGYGYDPMLSEGALKAPLFMTSTFVFQSAQAGKDFFEIAYGKRARAQGEEPGLIYSRINNPDLEMLEDRLALWEDAEKGLSFSSGMAAIATSLLAYLRPGDVIVHSAPIYGGTEYLIRNILPSFGIKSVEFEAGGDTPTLAPAIEEAKKLGRIAVIYGETPANPTNDLIDLHTARDEADKLAKTQGHRPVIMIDNTFLGPLWQKPLAHGADIVIYSLTKYVGGHSDVVAGAVVGAADVLTPIQGFRTILGTMCDPYSCWLLMRSLETLKLRMTASTENARVIAEYLRDHPKVAKVHYLGFLEESDPTYKIYKEQCLAAGSTFAFDIKGDEAAAFRVLDNLTIIKLAVSLGGTETLMEAPYSMTHSDVPDDVKERLGIMPSMLRISVGVENPDDLIADLAQALSHA; encoded by the coding sequence ATGACTGATCGCCGTCGCGATTACCGCAAAAAGACTATTGGCAACCACAAGCTCAGCCCCGAAACCCAGATGATGGGTTACGGCTATGATCCCATGCTGTCCGAAGGCGCGCTGAAAGCGCCGCTGTTCATGACCTCGACCTTCGTTTTCCAGTCAGCGCAGGCCGGGAAAGACTTTTTCGAGATCGCATATGGCAAGCGCGCACGGGCACAGGGTGAAGAACCCGGCCTCATCTACAGCCGCATCAACAACCCTGACCTCGAGATGCTCGAGGACCGGCTGGCGCTTTGGGAAGACGCCGAAAAGGGCCTGTCCTTCTCGTCCGGCATGGCGGCGATTGCGACAAGCTTGCTCGCCTACCTGCGCCCCGGCGACGTGATTGTCCATTCGGCGCCTATTTACGGCGGCACCGAATATCTGATCCGCAATATCCTGCCGTCCTTCGGTATCAAATCGGTGGAGTTTGAAGCAGGCGGCGACACGCCGACGCTGGCACCTGCCATCGAGGAAGCGAAGAAGCTTGGCCGTATCGCGGTGATTTACGGCGAAACGCCGGCCAACCCGACGAACGACCTGATCGACCTGCATACCGCCCGCGACGAGGCCGACAAGCTGGCTAAGACGCAAGGCCACCGCCCGGTCATCATGATCGACAATACTTTCCTCGGCCCCCTGTGGCAAAAGCCGCTCGCCCACGGCGCCGATATCGTGATCTACAGCCTGACCAAATATGTGGGCGGCCATTCGGACGTGGTGGCAGGTGCCGTTGTCGGTGCTGCTGACGTGCTGACGCCCATTCAGGGTTTCCGCACCATCCTTGGCACCATGTGCGACCCCTACAGTTGCTGGCTCCTGATGCGGTCCCTGGAGACACTCAAGCTCCGCATGACGGCCTCCACCGAAAATGCCCGCGTGATCGCTGAATATCTGCGCGATCACCCGAAGGTCGCCAAAGTGCATTACTTAGGCTTCCTCGAGGAAAGCGACCCGACCTACAAAATCTACAAGGAACAATGCCTTGCGGCCGGCTCGACCTTCGCCTTCGATATCAAGGGCGATGAGGCTGCAGCCTTCCGGGTGCTTGATAACCTCACCATCATCAAGCTTGCCGTCAGCCTTGGCGGCACGGAGACCCTGATGGAAGCGCCCTACTCCATGACCCATTCGGACGTGCCAGACGATGTGAAGGAACGGCTCGGCATCATGCCGTCGATGCTGCGCATCTCGGTTGGTGTCGAAAACCCGGATGACCTGATTGCCGATCTCGCCCAGGCGCTTTCCCACGCCTGA
- a CDS encoding MFS transporter — MESPVSIHRFNVPLLILAQACFLASSMTNIAFGGLAGGMLAADPAWATLPVSLTVVSTALVTGRLSGLMQRTSRQYGFRIGAFSGLAGALLAMLAIYLRDYWLLCLSSLLFGPFNASAQYYRFAASESVTPAEAPRAMSYVMLGGIAAAFVVPAATSWLNDALMPYSFLGAYLFIVIVTLLVQVPIGLMKPVEATVAGHESGDGEARPLGAIVRTSGFIAAFVNCATGYAMMSFVMTATPLAMESCGLLPGQSATVIQGHVVAMFLPSLFTGRLIERFGVTGILFAGHAFFVAAFLLALEGIEVYNFSLALIALGIGWNFCFIGGSSLLTHVHRPSEKGRVQGLNETMVFTVTAVASLGAGIALNTIGWAGMNMLTFGLLAVAFAATLYHALKRTKPSETDPSCCSS; from the coding sequence ATGGAGTCCCCCGTGTCCATTCACCGTTTCAATGTCCCTTTGCTGATTCTGGCGCAGGCCTGTTTTCTGGCTTCTTCGATGACCAACATCGCCTTCGGCGGGTTGGCGGGCGGCATGCTGGCGGCGGACCCGGCGTGGGCAACACTCCCCGTATCGCTGACCGTGGTTTCAACCGCGCTTGTGACCGGGCGGCTGTCGGGCCTGATGCAGCGCACGTCGCGCCAATATGGCTTCCGGATCGGCGCTTTTTCCGGCCTTGCCGGCGCGCTTCTGGCGATGCTGGCCATTTATCTGCGTGACTATTGGCTTCTTTGCCTGTCGTCCCTGCTGTTCGGACCGTTCAACGCCAGCGCCCAATATTACCGGTTTGCCGCCAGCGAGAGCGTGACGCCTGCCGAGGCACCACGGGCGATGTCCTATGTCATGCTTGGCGGGATCGCGGCAGCCTTCGTGGTGCCGGCGGCCACTAGCTGGCTCAACGATGCCCTCATGCCCTACAGCTTTCTTGGTGCCTATCTGTTCATCGTTATCGTCACGCTGCTTGTTCAGGTGCCGATCGGCCTCATGAAACCGGTGGAGGCGACCGTCGCCGGGCACGAAAGTGGGGACGGCGAGGCAAGACCGCTTGGTGCCATCGTCCGCACCAGCGGCTTCATCGCCGCTTTCGTCAATTGCGCCACCGGCTATGCCATGATGTCTTTTGTGATGACGGCGACACCCCTTGCGATGGAAAGCTGTGGCCTCTTGCCCGGTCAAAGCGCCACGGTCATCCAGGGGCATGTCGTCGCCATGTTCCTGCCGAGCCTTTTCACGGGGCGCCTGATCGAACGCTTCGGGGTGACGGGTATCCTCTTTGCCGGGCACGCCTTTTTCGTGGCGGCCTTCCTGCTCGCGCTTGAAGGGATCGAGGTTTACAACTTCTCGCTCGCGCTTATCGCGCTTGGCATCGGCTGGAATTTCTGCTTCATCGGCGGCTCCAGCCTCTTGACGCATGTTCACCGTCCGTCCGAAAAAGGGCGGGTACAGGGTCTGAATGAAACGATGGTCTTCACCGTGACCGCCGTGGCGTCGCTTGGCGCCGGCATTGCGCTCAATACCATCGGCTGGGCTGGCATGAATATGCTGACGTTCGGCCTTCTGGCCGTGGCCTTTGCTGCCACCCTTTATCACGCGCTGAAGCGCACCAAACCATCGGAGACCGATCCCTCATGCTGTTCGTCCTGA
- a CDS encoding (2Fe-2S)-binding protein has translation MQFTLNGSAVSYDGDGEMPLLWYLRDLAGLTGTKFGCGAALCGACTVHVDGEAVRSCQMPMESLDGVSVTTIEGLADGDKLTALQKAWDEFGVPQCGYCQSGQIMQAEALLKETPKPSDDEIDAAMSGNICRCGTYPRIRAAIRAVADGKIKGDM, from the coding sequence ATGCAATTCACGCTCAATGGGTCTGCCGTTTCGTATGACGGCGACGGCGAGATGCCGCTTCTGTGGTATCTGCGCGATCTGGCCGGCCTGACCGGCACCAAGTTTGGCTGCGGTGCCGCCCTTTGCGGCGCCTGCACCGTGCATGTGGACGGGGAAGCCGTGCGCTCCTGCCAGATGCCGATGGAAAGCCTCGACGGCGTTTCGGTGACAACCATTGAAGGCCTGGCGGACGGGGACAAACTGACCGCACTGCAGAAAGCATGGGACGAGTTCGGCGTGCCGCAGTGCGGCTACTGCCAGTCGGGCCAGATCATGCAGGCCGAAGCGCTTCTCAAGGAAACCCCGAAGCCCTCCGACGATGAGATTGACGCAGCCATGAGCGGGAATATCTGCCGCTGCGGCACTTATCCGCGCATCCGGGCCGCCATTCGTGCTGTGGCCGATGGCAAGATCAAGGGAGACATGTGA
- a CDS encoding polyhydroxyalkanoate depolymerase encodes MLYTLYEMQHAAFAPIRFWADQGQRFFSHPYNPVSRTPYGKVMAASLDMVELLTRRYGKPKFGFEKVTVDGVECPVEEQILSRRAFGQLKHFKRANCSHRKDPRVLVVAPMSGHFATLLRGTVEALLPNHEVYITDWRDARDIPMADGSFDLDDYVDYLIDWLTDLGPNTHMLAVCQPSVPVYAALALMEAEGHPCTPPSVTMMGGPIDTRRNPTEVNKLAMTRPHSWFEDNVITVVPLPNAGFMRKVYPGFLQLAGFMAMNLGDHFMKHHEMFEHLIIGADEDAEKTRAFYDEYKAVMDMTAEFYLQTIDVVFQRHLLPDGKWVSKGRLVDPKAIRNTALMAVEGEFDDISGIGQTKAALDIAVNLPEEKKKYLLAKGVGHYGIFNGSRWRTNIAPVVAEFMRTHDHVIGKPVAGAAAPAATPVAEAPAKAAKPQPKKAPSRTARPARATTTATKRRTKA; translated from the coding sequence ATGCTTTATACCCTCTATGAAATGCAGCACGCAGCTTTTGCGCCCATCCGTTTCTGGGCCGATCAGGGGCAACGCTTCTTCAGTCACCCCTATAATCCGGTCAGCCGCACGCCTTATGGCAAGGTGATGGCCGCTAGCCTCGACATGGTCGAACTTCTCACCCGCCGCTACGGCAAGCCCAAGTTCGGCTTCGAGAAAGTCACCGTTGACGGTGTTGAGTGCCCGGTCGAAGAACAGATCCTGTCCCGCCGCGCCTTCGGGCAGCTGAAGCATTTCAAACGCGCCAACTGCAGCCACCGGAAGGACCCGCGTGTGCTGGTGGTCGCACCCATGTCCGGCCACTTCGCCACGCTCTTGCGCGGTACGGTCGAGGCACTGCTGCCGAACCACGAGGTCTATATCACCGACTGGCGCGATGCGCGCGATATCCCGATGGCGGATGGCAGCTTCGATCTTGATGACTATGTTGACTACCTGATCGACTGGCTGACCGACCTTGGCCCCAATACCCATATGCTGGCTGTGTGCCAGCCGAGCGTGCCGGTTTATGCTGCCCTCGCGCTGATGGAGGCCGAAGGGCATCCCTGCACGCCTCCGAGCGTGACCATGATGGGTGGCCCCATCGACACCCGCCGCAATCCGACCGAAGTGAACAAGCTGGCCATGACCCGGCCGCACAGCTGGTTCGAAGACAATGTCATCACCGTTGTGCCGCTGCCGAACGCCGGCTTCATGCGCAAGGTTTACCCCGGCTTCCTGCAGCTTGCGGGCTTCATGGCGATGAACCTTGGCGACCATTTCATGAAACACCATGAAATGTTCGAGCATCTGATCATCGGCGCCGACGAAGATGCGGAAAAAACCCGCGCCTTCTATGACGAATACAAGGCCGTGATGGACATGACGGCGGAATTTTACCTGCAGACCATCGATGTTGTGTTCCAGCGTCACCTGCTGCCGGATGGCAAATGGGTATCGAAGGGTCGGCTTGTTGATCCGAAAGCGATCAGGAATACGGCGCTGATGGCTGTGGAAGGCGAGTTCGACGATATTTCCGGTATCGGCCAGACGAAAGCCGCGCTCGATATCGCCGTCAATCTGCCGGAAGAGAAGAAAAAATACCTGCTGGCAAAAGGCGTTGGCCATTATGGCATCTTCAACGGCAGCCGCTGGCGCACCAATATCGCCCCGGTCGTGGCCGAGTTCATGCGCACCCATGATCATGTGATCGGAAAGCCGGTTGCCGGCGCTGCAGCCCCTGCGGCAACCCCCGTTGCGGAAGCCCCTGCCAAGGCGGCAAAGCCCCAGCCCAAGAAGGCGCCGTCGCGTACCGCCCGCCCGGCACGTGCCACAACGACGGCAACAAAACGCCGGACGAAAGCCTGA
- a CDS encoding VCBS domain-containing protein — translation MADPVVEFTSTDIEFAEGSFGSIDFGVFSITDVDDNIFKIVLSVSDGSIIANDGDGLQASGVTIQTDDAQTITILGTGTAISNYMSLPDVFSFDVGILTAGDNAAILTITAFDDTAGEVADTINIDITAPDTPAVVAGDFTGDVIEGNIGDGAVTATGPLSISDVDVGDDPAFDDVATTAGDNGYGTFELTSGTWTYTLDQSSVQDLDAGDTVTDTYTFTATDGTTQAITVTITGAADAAVVSGTFTGDVTEGDEGDAPVTASGVLSISDVDGDDSPVFNDVASTAGDNGYGYFVLSGGTWTYTLDQSIVQDMDAGDTVTDTYTFVATDGTLQDVTVTITGANDMAVVTGTFTGDVTEGNEGDPAVTATGSIAISDVDADDTPVFNDVASTAGDNGYGHFELTGGDWTFTLDQAAVQDLDAGDTVNDTITFTADDGTTQQITVTISGTNDNVVVSGGDASTVTEGNVGDPDMLASGTLTIDDLDDLDDPVFLDVAAAKKTYGTYTMTNGTWIYTLDQSKVQHLKAGETVTDPHTFLASDGTEHTVTVTIVGTDDAPVVKGTFTGELTEGNIGDPTSSVSGTLSITDLDGTPTFTNVASAAGAYGSFKLAGGQWTYTLDQAKVQNLNTGDTRTDSHTFVASDGTEQTVSVTIKGADEAPTSGGNTGETPVTTVLLPSGGGTTNIASTVTGATGGFGTGTGTVIVQASSPSSIITGNIGGTLNDGHQVVVSLGNGNNNVSLTGNTTIASGLSDVLIGGGTLDDVTSVLGSTGGGLGGGLGGGLGGGGLGGGFGSGATVVVAGSGSDKIDLSGLSGTSVVVGGAGRDSIIGGAGDSILLGGTGSDSILGGAGNDHIRGGSGDNILLGGDGDDRLVGSGTFGGGAGNDYLTQTHGVMFGEAGNDTFRLARIDGDGSGKQSIIGDFDVGDDTLDLRAMGIKTVDDLVNALQASSGETALFKFDNGQELVIAVPEFRGTSNQFDAEEFHSWNILFSTDT, via the coding sequence GTGGCTGATCCTGTTGTAGAGTTTACATCGACCGACATCGAGTTCGCAGAAGGCAGTTTCGGGTCGATTGATTTCGGCGTCTTTTCGATCACCGACGTGGACGACAATATCTTCAAGATTGTCCTCAGCGTCAGCGACGGCTCGATCATCGCGAATGATGGCGATGGCCTGCAGGCGAGCGGCGTGACGATCCAGACCGATGATGCCCAGACCATCACCATCCTCGGCACCGGCACGGCCATCAGCAATTATATGAGCCTGCCTGACGTTTTCTCGTTCGATGTCGGCATACTGACCGCCGGGGACAATGCGGCAATTCTGACCATTACGGCCTTCGACGACACGGCAGGCGAGGTCGCCGACACGATCAATATCGATATCACCGCCCCCGATACGCCGGCCGTTGTTGCCGGTGACTTCACGGGCGACGTGATCGAAGGCAATATCGGTGACGGTGCCGTAACAGCCACAGGTCCCCTGTCGATTTCCGATGTGGATGTGGGCGACGACCCGGCCTTTGATGATGTGGCTACCACAGCGGGCGACAATGGCTACGGCACCTTCGAACTGACGTCCGGCACCTGGACCTATACGCTTGATCAGTCGAGCGTGCAGGATCTGGACGCGGGCGATACGGTCACCGATACCTACACCTTCACCGCAACCGACGGCACTACGCAGGCGATCACCGTCACGATCACTGGTGCGGCGGACGCTGCAGTGGTGAGTGGTACCTTTACGGGCGACGTGACCGAAGGCGACGAGGGCGATGCACCCGTTACCGCTTCCGGCGTGCTTTCGATCAGCGATGTGGACGGCGACGACAGCCCCGTGTTCAACGATGTGGCTTCCACGGCTGGCGACAACGGCTATGGCTATTTCGTCCTGTCGGGCGGCACCTGGACCTATACGCTCGATCAGTCGATCGTGCAGGATATGGACGCCGGCGACACGGTGACCGACACCTATACCTTTGTGGCGACCGATGGCACGCTGCAGGATGTTACGGTGACGATCACCGGCGCGAACGATATGGCCGTGGTCACCGGCACCTTCACGGGTGACGTGACCGAAGGCAACGAAGGGGACCCAGCTGTCACCGCGACCGGCAGCATCGCGATCAGCGATGTGGACGCCGACGATACCCCCGTTTTTAACGATGTGGCCTCCACGGCAGGTGATAATGGCTACGGCCATTTCGAACTGACCGGAGGCGACTGGACTTTCACGCTTGATCAAGCGGCGGTACAGGATCTGGATGCCGGGGACACGGTCAACGACACGATTACCTTCACCGCAGATGACGGCACGACGCAGCAGATCACCGTGACGATCAGCGGCACAAACGACAATGTCGTCGTATCGGGCGGTGACGCCAGTACGGTCACCGAAGGGAATGTCGGGGACCCGGACATGCTTGCCTCTGGCACGTTGACGATTGACGACCTTGATGATCTCGATGATCCGGTCTTCCTTGATGTAGCTGCCGCCAAAAAGACCTACGGCACCTACACGATGACGAACGGTACCTGGATCTACACGCTGGACCAGTCCAAGGTGCAGCATCTGAAGGCTGGCGAAACGGTCACCGATCCGCATACTTTCCTGGCGTCCGATGGCACCGAACACACCGTCACCGTGACAATCGTCGGCACGGATGATGCCCCGGTCGTCAAAGGCACCTTCACCGGCGAGCTGACCGAAGGCAATATTGGCGACCCGACATCGAGCGTTTCGGGGACGCTTTCGATCACCGATCTGGATGGCACGCCAACCTTTACCAATGTGGCTAGTGCCGCTGGCGCCTATGGCAGTTTCAAGCTTGCCGGCGGGCAATGGACCTATACGCTTGATCAGGCGAAGGTCCAGAATCTGAATACCGGCGACACCCGCACCGATAGCCACACCTTTGTGGCCTCGGATGGTACCGAGCAGACCGTGAGCGTGACGATCAAGGGTGCTGACGAGGCGCCGACTTCGGGTGGCAATACCGGCGAAACACCAGTCACGACGGTCCTTCTGCCTTCGGGTGGCGGCACCACCAACATTGCCTCGACGGTAACCGGTGCGACGGGGGGCTTTGGGACCGGCACGGGTACGGTGATCGTACAGGCGAGTTCGCCTTCCTCCATTATCACCGGCAATATTGGCGGCACGCTCAATGACGGTCATCAGGTTGTCGTCAGCCTCGGCAACGGCAACAACAATGTGTCGCTCACTGGCAACACGACGATTGCCAGCGGACTTTCCGATGTTCTGATCGGCGGCGGCACGCTTGATGACGTCACATCTGTCCTTGGTTCCACCGGCGGCGGTCTTGGTGGCGGTCTTGGCGGCGGCCTTGGCGGAGGGGGGCTCGGCGGTGGTTTCGGCAGCGGTGCGACGGTCGTTGTCGCGGGATCCGGTTCAGACAAGATCGATCTCAGCGGCCTTTCCGGCACGTCGGTCGTCGTTGGTGGCGCAGGTCGGGATTCGATCATCGGGGGCGCAGGTGACAGTATCCTTCTTGGCGGCACCGGCAGCGATTCGATCCTGGGCGGCGCAGGGAACGACCATATCCGGGGTGGTAGTGGCGACAATATATTGCTTGGTGGTGACGGGGATGACCGGCTGGTTGGCAGCGGCACCTTCGGTGGCGGCGCCGGCAACGATTACCTGACCCAGACCCACGGGGTGATGTTTGGCGAGGCCGGCAATGACACGTTCCGGCTGGCCCGGATCGATGGCGACGGCAGTGGCAAGCAGTCCATCATTGGTGATTTTGATGTGGGCGATGACACGCTGGATCTGCGCGCCATGGGGATCAAGACAGTTGATGATCTCGTAAATGCGCTGCAAGCCAGCAGCGGCGAGACGGCCCTGTTCAAGTTTGATAACGGGCAGGAACTTGTGATTGCGGTGCCCGAGTTCAGGGGGACCAGCAACCAGTTCGATGCCGAGGAATTCCATAGCTGGAATATCCTGTTCTCGACGGACACATAA
- a CDS encoding 3-hydroxybutyrate dehydrogenase codes for MKPLSGKVALITGSTSGIGLGIARGLAEAGASVVLNGFGDPAEIERIKAAIKADFGVEAGFIGADLMKGEEATRLVTEAEAAFGAVDILVNNAGIQHVAAIDEFPVDKWEAIIALNLSATFYATRAALPGMRKRGFGRVINIASVHGLVASPFKSAYVAAKHGVVGFTKTAALETAEDQNLTVNAICPGYVRTPLVDGQIADQAKVHGLSEEEVVKRVILASQPNKRFVEVEELAALAVFLASDAGRSTTGSSLTMDGAWTAR; via the coding sequence ATGAAACCATTGTCCGGAAAAGTTGCCCTCATCACCGGCTCAACGAGCGGAATCGGGCTTGGAATCGCCCGCGGCCTTGCCGAGGCAGGCGCGAGTGTGGTCCTGAACGGTTTCGGCGACCCGGCAGAGATCGAGCGCATCAAGGCGGCGATCAAGGCAGATTTCGGCGTGGAAGCAGGCTTCATCGGGGCAGATCTGATGAAGGGCGAGGAAGCAACCCGGCTGGTGACCGAGGCCGAGGCGGCCTTCGGTGCTGTCGATATCCTTGTGAACAACGCCGGTATCCAGCATGTGGCCGCGATTGACGAGTTTCCCGTCGACAAGTGGGAAGCGATCATCGCGCTCAATCTTTCCGCCACCTTCTATGCCACCCGTGCCGCCCTGCCCGGCATGCGCAAGCGCGGTTTCGGGCGTGTGATCAATATCGCGAGCGTCCACGGCCTTGTCGCTTCGCCGTTCAAGTCGGCCTATGTGGCGGCCAAGCACGGCGTTGTCGGCTTCACGAAAACCGCAGCCCTCGAAACCGCCGAAGACCAGAATCTCACCGTCAACGCCATTTGCCCCGGCTATGTCCGCACGCCGCTGGTGGACGGCCAGATTGCCGATCAGGCGAAAGTGCATGGCCTGTCGGAAGAAGAGGTTGTGAAGAGGGTGATCCTCGCCTCGCAGCCCAACAAACGCTTTGTGGAAGTTGAAGAACTGGCAGCCCTCGCCGTCTTCCTCGCGTCCGATGCCGGTCGGTCGACCACCGGTTCGTCCCTCACGATGGACGGGGCCTGGACGGCACGCTGA
- the yaaA gene encoding peroxide stress protein YaaA, which produces MLFVLSPAKKLDYERESLVSEATEPRFLKDTETLVKSARRLKARDLKAMMGVSDAIAELNVARFKAFELPFTTANARPAIDAFRGDVYVGLDPDSLSDDDRAFAQDNVRILSGLYGVLRPLDLMQAYRLEMGTKFHTRRGETLYAFWGDKLAKSLDADVKAHDAPIIINLASTEYWKSVNRKALKARVITLHFKEVEPDGRARVISFLAKKARGMMARFAVDGRVTEPEALKAFDREGYRFDPAVSTDDDWIFSRPAVGR; this is translated from the coding sequence ATGCTGTTCGTCCTGAGCCCCGCCAAGAAACTGGACTATGAGCGCGAGTCACTGGTAAGCGAGGCCACAGAGCCGCGTTTCCTGAAGGACACGGAAACGCTTGTGAAATCAGCCCGGCGGCTGAAGGCGCGGGACCTGAAAGCCATGATGGGCGTGTCGGACGCGATTGCCGAACTGAATGTGGCGCGCTTCAAGGCGTTCGAGCTGCCCTTCACCACCGCCAACGCACGCCCGGCCATCGATGCCTTCCGGGGTGACGTTTATGTGGGGCTCGATCCCGACAGCCTGTCGGACGATGACCGTGCCTTCGCGCAGGATAACGTGCGCATCCTTTCGGGGCTCTACGGCGTGCTGCGGCCGCTGGACCTGATGCAGGCCTACCGGCTGGAAATGGGCACGAAGTTCCACACCCGGCGCGGCGAAACGCTCTATGCCTTCTGGGGCGACAAGCTGGCCAAAAGCCTCGACGCCGATGTGAAGGCACATGATGCCCCGATCATCATTAATCTGGCTTCGACCGAATATTGGAAATCGGTGAACCGCAAGGCCCTGAAGGCACGGGTCATCACCCTGCATTTCAAGGAAGTGGAGCCGGACGGTCGGGCGCGGGTTATCTCGTTCCTCGCCAAAAAGGCACGCGGCATGATGGCGCGTTTCGCGGTCGATGGCCGCGTGACCGAGCCCGAAGCCCTGAAGGCGTTCGACCGCGAGGGCTATCGCTTCGATCCTGCCGTATCCACTGATGATGACTGGATTTTCAGCCGCCCGGCCGTTGGGCGATAA